One genomic window of Trichlorobacter lovleyi includes the following:
- a CDS encoding DNA-methyltransferase, translated as MHKVEFENVTLYNADCRDVLPLMSEVDAVISDPPYGMAWDGKVTRGKNGTGKTGPTKHHGKTILHDNEPFDPAPWVNFDRVILWGSNHFGCRLPVGTTLVWLKRYDEGFGSFLSDAEVAWMKGGHGVYCKRDVSLQGESKERVHPTQKPISLMSWCLDLAKVPQKATVLDPYMGSGTTGIACIRTGRKFIGVEKDPEYFATACKRIEQELSQPVLVL; from the coding sequence ATGCACAAGGTAGAATTTGAAAACGTGACCTTATACAACGCTGATTGCCGTGACGTGCTTCCGCTTATGTCTGAAGTTGATGCCGTTATTTCTGACCCGCCGTATGGGATGGCGTGGGACGGAAAGGTTACACGGGGCAAAAATGGTACAGGCAAGACCGGACCAACTAAGCACCACGGAAAGACAATACTGCACGACAACGAGCCGTTTGACCCTGCCCCGTGGGTTAATTTTGACAGGGTGATTTTGTGGGGTTCAAACCATTTTGGTTGCCGTTTGCCGGTTGGAACCACCTTGGTATGGCTGAAACGATATGACGAAGGATTCGGTTCTTTCTTGTCTGATGCTGAAGTTGCGTGGATGAAGGGCGGGCACGGAGTCTATTGCAAGCGGGACGTATCTTTGCAGGGAGAGTCTAAAGAGCGAGTACACCCCACGCAAAAGCCTATATCGCTCATGTCCTGGTGTCTGGATTTGGCAAAGGTTCCCCAAAAAGCAACGGTGCTTGACCCGTATATGGGCAGCGGAACCACCGGCATTGCATGCATACGGACAGGGCGAAAATTTATTGGAGTTGAGAAAGACCCAGAATATTTTGCAACGGCCTGCAAGCGGATAGAGCAAGAGTTGAGCCAGCCAGTTTTAGTCTTATAA
- a CDS encoding helix-turn-helix domain-containing protein — protein sequence MTKEQMREIREEMLFSLRDLAAVTHKKYRTLQNYEGGKRAIPQEFADLLRAEQIKERRIKAELAAAQAERLDREYPNGIRFEG from the coding sequence ATGACCAAAGAACAGATGCGTGAAATCCGCGAAGAGATGCTCTTTAGTCTGCGGGATCTGGCAGCGGTCACCCACAAAAAGTACCGAACATTACAGAACTACGAGGGCGGAAAGAGGGCTATACCGCAGGAGTTTGCCGATCTGCTGCGGGCCGAGCAGATCAAAGAACGCCGGATTAAGGCGGAGCTGGCAGCGGCACAGGCAGAGAGGCTGGATCGTGAGTATCCGAATGGGATCAGATTTGAGGGATAA
- a CDS encoding Mor transcription activator family protein codes for MSQYELQLGPWIADLQEADLPPQLRELASVVGVEGAVKIAQHYGGQQFYVAKLDAVLRQLRDQMVRRDKALIGYKGCAHKYGLSEVWVRQLCDHQGDDDQQQDLF; via the coding sequence ATGAGCCAGTATGAGCTGCAGCTTGGCCCATGGATAGCCGACCTGCAAGAAGCCGACCTGCCGCCACAGCTGCGTGAATTGGCTTCGGTGGTTGGCGTCGAGGGTGCCGTTAAGATAGCTCAACATTATGGCGGTCAACAGTTCTACGTTGCCAAACTTGATGCGGTTCTGCGGCAGCTGCGCGACCAGATGGTACGGCGCGACAAGGCCCTGATCGGATACAAGGGCTGCGCCCATAAGTATGGCCTGTCTGAGGTGTGGGTGCGGCAGCTCTGTGACCACCAAGGTGATGACGACCAGCAGCAAGATCTATTTTAA
- a CDS encoding regulatory protein GemA → MPTPAQIKKIHALQGALKLDDDTYRATLSGYGVKTSTRLSIAKADELIADLEDKAVAAGVWEKRTNVKRRLGDDPQTSKIQGLWASLHKAGKVESNNAKALSAYVKRMSGKDALKWCSTYEKGRIIEALKAWLER, encoded by the coding sequence ATGCCGACCCCAGCCCAGATAAAGAAGATCCACGCCCTTCAGGGCGCCTTAAAGCTTGATGATGATACCTACCGTGCCACCCTGTCCGGCTACGGCGTTAAAACCAGCACCAGGCTATCCATTGCCAAGGCCGATGAACTGATCGCAGATCTGGAAGATAAAGCGGTGGCAGCCGGTGTCTGGGAAAAGCGTACAAACGTCAAGCGTCGCCTGGGTGATGACCCTCAGACCAGCAAGATACAAGGCCTCTGGGCCAGTCTGCACAAGGCAGGCAAGGTAGAATCAAACAACGCCAAAGCCCTCTCTGCCTACGTCAAGCGTATGTCAGGCAAAGACGCCCTCAAGTGGTGTAGCACCTATGAAAAAGGCCGCATCATTGAAGCCCTTAAAGCTTGGCTGGAGCGATAA
- a CDS encoding HU family DNA-binding protein produces the protein MGIADVAKVANVTVEQAKAVLDAIKTSPEPVIIQGFGTFKTVTKPARMAVNPQKPGEKVAVPAKVVLQFKAAKPKKAA, from the coding sequence ATGGGAATCGCAGATGTAGCAAAAGTGGCAAACGTAACCGTAGAGCAGGCAAAGGCCGTACTTGACGCAATCAAGACCAGCCCGGAACCGGTAATCATCCAGGGTTTTGGAACCTTCAAAACCGTAACCAAACCGGCCCGCATGGCGGTCAACCCTCAGAAGCCAGGCGAAAAGGTCGCGGTACCGGCAAAGGTAGTGCTGCAGTTCAAAGCAGCAAAACCAAAGAAAGCGGCTTAA
- a CDS encoding DUF3164 family protein: MKYYSYSPHEGMQYHATGKEAQTASETAIKTMISSLEYSAAELQDVTWGEVTERAAATSDTGYALKRQDLLSFETEHPQVINGRMLDQNESLVLVKNIHEKDLLYHDLVLSIAVIWKDLSGKVQRFKQHTFEDVAAVLDLLFEKYQVKRGGQDGNMQFFTFDRRYKLTIAVQKKINFGPELQAAQAKLNEALDEMTSNDTSDLRTLVTAAFSLDGGQLRVAEILRLRGFKIENERWNEAMQIINEAIVVISSKKQIRLYERNVLGEYIAIPLDIAAL; encoded by the coding sequence GTGAAATATTACAGCTACAGCCCACATGAGGGCATGCAGTACCACGCAACAGGTAAAGAAGCGCAAACCGCTTCTGAAACTGCCATCAAGACGATGATCAGCTCACTGGAATACAGCGCAGCTGAATTACAAGACGTCACCTGGGGCGAAGTAACCGAGCGGGCAGCGGCTACCAGTGACACCGGTTACGCCCTGAAGCGCCAGGACTTACTTAGCTTTGAAACAGAGCATCCACAGGTGATTAATGGCCGGATGCTGGATCAGAACGAAAGCCTGGTACTAGTCAAAAACATCCACGAAAAAGACCTTTTGTATCATGACCTGGTGCTCTCCATCGCCGTGATCTGGAAAGACCTGTCCGGCAAAGTGCAGCGCTTTAAGCAGCACACCTTTGAGGACGTGGCAGCAGTGCTTGATCTGCTCTTTGAAAAGTACCAGGTCAAGCGGGGTGGTCAGGACGGAAACATGCAGTTCTTTACCTTTGATCGCCGTTACAAGCTCACCATAGCCGTCCAGAAAAAGATCAACTTTGGCCCAGAACTGCAGGCCGCCCAGGCAAAGCTTAATGAGGCCCTGGATGAAATGACCAGCAACGACACCTCAGACCTGCGGACACTGGTAACGGCAGCGTTTAGCCTGGATGGTGGCCAGCTGCGAGTAGCTGAAATCCTGCGCCTGCGCGGATTCAAGATTGAAAACGAGCGCTGGAATGAAGCCATGCAGATCATCAACGAAGCTATTGTGGTCATCAGCAGCAAGAAACAGATCCGGCTGTATGAGCGGAACGTCCTGGGCGAATACATCGCCATCCCGCTTGATATAGCGGCGCTGTAG
- a CDS encoding helix-turn-helix domain-containing protein has product MTYPDAMQLLKAKREELGQNEVARILGCSPATISRIVNDDYPNPEHILRRVIETFGGLFVTCPVLEDIPLSRCADERKKPFAAVNHQAVRLWKACQSCEQNR; this is encoded by the coding sequence ATGACCTACCCAGACGCCATGCAGCTGCTTAAAGCAAAACGGGAAGAACTTGGCCAGAACGAAGTAGCCCGTATTTTGGGGTGCAGCCCCGCCACTATCAGCAGGATCGTAAACGATGATTATCCAAACCCTGAACACATCCTGCGCCGCGTGATCGAGACCTTTGGCGGCCTCTTCGTTACCTGCCCGGTGCTTGAAGACATACCGCTGTCCCGCTGCGCTGATGAGAGGAAAAAGCCCTTTGCCGCCGTTAACCATCAAGCCGTCCGGCTCTGGAAAGCCTGCCAGAGCTGCGAACAGAACAGATAG
- a CDS encoding AAA family ATPase, producing the protein MSQQKLDVNTAALSIVMLVMASLQRITERRQHLPGMAVLYGFSGFGKSTAAAFVANKMRAYYIECKSVWTKKALLENILKVMGITPAHTVTSMLDQVCEQLARSGRPLIIDEMDHIVEKAAVEIVRDIYEGSKAPILLIGEERLPAKLVKWERFHGRIMEWTAAPAADVNDVKVLANFYCPGITIGDDLLSLIHTKAKGSVRRIATNLELIKDEAANQGTTTIGLKQWGKRDLYTGEAPQPRRLS; encoded by the coding sequence ATGTCACAGCAGAAACTGGATGTCAACACAGCCGCACTCTCAATCGTCATGCTTGTCATGGCCAGTCTGCAACGGATCACCGAACGCCGCCAGCACCTGCCCGGTATGGCCGTACTTTACGGGTTCTCAGGCTTCGGTAAATCAACCGCAGCCGCCTTCGTAGCCAACAAGATGCGGGCCTACTACATCGAATGCAAAAGCGTCTGGACCAAAAAGGCCCTGCTGGAAAACATCCTCAAGGTCATGGGGATCACTCCGGCCCACACCGTCACCAGCATGCTTGACCAGGTTTGCGAACAACTGGCCAGATCCGGGCGGCCACTGATCATCGATGAAATGGACCATATCGTAGAAAAGGCCGCTGTAGAGATCGTCCGCGACATCTACGAAGGCAGCAAAGCCCCAATACTGCTGATCGGGGAAGAACGTCTACCAGCCAAACTGGTCAAGTGGGAGCGCTTCCACGGCAGAATAATGGAATGGACCGCCGCACCGGCAGCCGATGTCAACGACGTAAAGGTACTGGCCAACTTCTACTGCCCAGGCATCACCATCGGTGATGATCTGCTCAGCCTGATCCATACCAAGGCAAAAGGCAGCGTTCGCCGGATCGCCACCAACCTTGAACTGATCAAAGACGAAGCCGCCAACCAGGGCACAACCACCATTGGCCTCAAACAATGGGGCAAGCGCGATCTCTACACCGGAGAAGCCCCGCAACCACGGAGGCTGTCATGA
- a CDS encoding DNA-binding protein, which translates to MKTHYTAKELAGLPGMPETESGVIRLAKSSNWPSQKRAGRGGGREYPLSALPEATQNHLTKALVAAAPVPATQGAADLPAVRSTLQPATTTAQLKQWQRDCMDARVAIMRLIERAAPVVGVNNAINTIVKAAEGHELEIYAAANIRKGSARSLSYGGIIKWWSTWNSSNHNPLALAPKDVENYQEPVWAQALMVCWRRPQKPHLTEVLEALQANLPKGMPMPTYGQARHYLQKLGAIDKEKGRKTGNELKAMKLFRRRDTSTMYPGDAYTADGHCVDAEVAHPYHGRPFRPEVTPVLDVYSRKVVGWSCDLAESGLAVLDALRAACETWGVPAIFYTDNGSGYKNQMMTAPGTGILNRLSITPEYSRPRNPQAHGLSERAHQTVLIKVAKQLCTYIGAPMDTDAKQLAYKHTRKQLREQGASALLIEWDDFINQVNTIIDRYNNTPHSGLPAIRDPHTKKRIHMTPNQAWESGLQRMRQELQQEEWLHPANELPDLYHPAVERTVVRGEIQFGTLTTGQPKRYYSADLEEWNGQRVQVAYSPSDASKVWVRDLEHGRLLAVATLGGNSSAYFAESVVELARVKRGKGRLKRLERQAEEVRLEMQGPGQVVVEHAPEIQETCLRVVKQLQIEEAQIVAEWEPPEDDQARLRCWQDLNDRKKAGMTLSDQEIAWWKNWQNSGVWKAWNTLQKMMQPQESHLTAVK; encoded by the coding sequence GTGAAAACCCACTACACCGCCAAAGAGCTGGCAGGGCTGCCTGGCATGCCTGAGACTGAAAGCGGAGTGATCCGTCTTGCTAAGTCAAGCAACTGGCCCAGCCAAAAACGCGCCGGTCGTGGCGGTGGGCGTGAGTACCCTCTTTCTGCACTGCCTGAAGCCACACAAAACCATCTGACCAAGGCCCTGGTAGCTGCTGCGCCGGTACCGGCCACCCAGGGTGCCGCAGATCTGCCAGCCGTCCGCTCCACCCTGCAGCCAGCCACTACCACCGCACAGCTTAAACAGTGGCAGCGTGACTGCATGGACGCCCGTGTGGCCATCATGCGGTTGATAGAGCGGGCCGCTCCGGTCGTAGGTGTTAACAACGCCATTAACACCATCGTTAAAGCCGCTGAAGGGCACGAACTTGAAATCTACGCTGCTGCCAACATCCGCAAAGGATCAGCCCGCAGCCTATCCTACGGCGGCATCATCAAATGGTGGTCCACCTGGAATAGCAGCAACCATAACCCCCTGGCCCTGGCACCCAAAGACGTTGAAAACTATCAAGAGCCGGTCTGGGCGCAGGCTCTTATGGTCTGCTGGCGCAGGCCGCAGAAACCGCATTTGACTGAGGTACTGGAGGCGCTGCAAGCCAACCTGCCCAAGGGTATGCCGATGCCAACCTACGGCCAGGCCCGTCATTACCTGCAAAAGCTTGGCGCCATAGATAAAGAAAAAGGCCGCAAAACCGGCAATGAACTCAAGGCCATGAAGCTCTTCCGCCGCCGCGACACCTCCACCATGTACCCAGGGGATGCCTACACCGCAGACGGCCACTGCGTAGACGCAGAAGTGGCCCACCCCTACCACGGCCGCCCGTTCCGGCCGGAAGTCACGCCGGTGCTTGATGTCTACTCCCGCAAGGTCGTCGGCTGGTCCTGTGATCTGGCTGAATCCGGCCTGGCTGTACTGGATGCCCTGCGCGCTGCCTGTGAAACCTGGGGCGTACCGGCCATTTTTTACACCGATAACGGAAGCGGATACAAAAACCAGATGATGACCGCCCCAGGCACCGGCATATTGAACCGGCTGTCAATTACCCCTGAGTACAGCCGCCCACGGAACCCACAGGCCCACGGCCTGTCAGAACGGGCACACCAGACCGTACTGATCAAAGTGGCCAAGCAGCTTTGCACCTACATTGGCGCACCCATGGACACCGATGCCAAACAGCTGGCCTACAAGCACACTCGAAAACAGCTCCGCGAACAAGGCGCTTCAGCCCTGCTGATTGAATGGGATGACTTTATCAACCAGGTCAACACCATCATAGACCGCTACAACAACACCCCCCACAGCGGCCTGCCAGCCATCCGGGATCCACACACCAAAAAGCGGATCCACATGACGCCCAACCAGGCATGGGAATCCGGCCTGCAGCGGATGCGGCAAGAACTGCAGCAAGAAGAATGGCTTCACCCCGCCAATGAACTGCCAGACCTCTATCACCCGGCTGTTGAACGCACCGTCGTGCGCGGTGAGATCCAGTTTGGCACCCTCACCACCGGACAGCCCAAACGCTACTACAGCGCAGATCTGGAAGAATGGAACGGCCAGCGCGTCCAGGTCGCCTACAGCCCCTCTGATGCCAGCAAAGTATGGGTGCGTGACCTGGAACATGGCCGCTTGCTGGCCGTCGCCACCCTGGGTGGCAACTCCAGCGCCTACTTTGCAGAATCAGTCGTTGAGCTGGCCCGTGTCAAGCGCGGTAAAGGCCGGTTAAAGCGGCTTGAACGCCAGGCAGAAGAAGTCCGGCTTGAAATGCAAGGCCCTGGTCAGGTTGTTGTCGAACACGCCCCAGAAATACAGGAAACCTGCCTGCGTGTCGTCAAGCAGCTCCAGATTGAAGAGGCCCAGATCGTGGCCGAGTGGGAACCGCCAGAAGACGATCAGGCCCGGCTGCGCTGCTGGCAAGATCTGAATGACCGTAAAAAGGCGGGGATGACGTTGTCAGACCAAGAAATAGCCTGGTGGAAGAACTGGCAGAACAGCGGCGTATGGAAGGCGTGGAACACCCTGCAAAAGATGATGCAGCCACAGGAATCGCACCTGACGGCCGTCAAATAG